The following are encoded together in the Desulfobotulus pelophilus genome:
- a CDS encoding radical SAM/SPASM domain-containing protein produces the protein MFRKIFLEITSVCNLACPFCSPIRRDNTFLSPDHFQKILTEASCLSQRILLHVKGEPLLHPDFSRLIQLGQQTGARFEITTNGLLLEGKEEALLASSVVQINFSLHALLANEVENLPLKVETVLAFARKAGIVRPDLYINFRFWDMGRPEELPRNPILQKLEDLYGFRLGEVDVRKKKSFLLSGRTYLHFDTEFRWPSMKDPFIGDRGFCYGLRDQIAILSNGVVTPCCLDAEGIIHLGNAFTESLSHIISGRRAENIRQGFSQGFLSEDLCRRCTYIRRFSSRTLKRKRVAHSRPETIIC, from the coding sequence ATGTTCAGGAAGATTTTTTTAGAGATTACCAGTGTCTGCAACCTGGCCTGCCCTTTCTGCTCCCCCATCCGGAGGGACAATACCTTTCTCTCTCCGGATCATTTCCAAAAAATACTGACAGAAGCCTCCTGCCTCAGCCAGCGGATTCTGCTGCATGTCAAAGGAGAACCCCTGCTGCATCCGGATTTTTCCCGCCTCATTCAGCTGGGCCAGCAGACGGGTGCCCGCTTTGAAATCACAACCAACGGTCTTCTTCTGGAAGGCAAGGAAGAGGCTCTTCTTGCCTCCTCCGTGGTTCAGATCAACTTTTCCCTGCATGCCCTGCTTGCCAATGAAGTGGAAAACCTCCCCCTGAAAGTGGAAACAGTGCTTGCCTTTGCCCGTAAAGCAGGCATTGTACGTCCCGACCTCTATATCAACTTCCGTTTCTGGGATATGGGCAGGCCGGAGGAGCTTCCCCGCAATCCCATCCTGCAAAAGCTGGAAGACCTGTACGGTTTCAGGCTGGGAGAAGTTGACGTGCGGAAGAAAAAAAGCTTTCTCCTTTCCGGCAGAACCTATCTTCATTTTGATACGGAGTTCCGGTGGCCCTCCATGAAGGATCCGTTCATCGGTGACCGGGGATTCTGCTACGGACTCAGAGATCAGATCGCCATTCTGTCCAATGGGGTTGTCACGCCATGCTGTCTGGATGCGGAAGGAATCATTCACCTTGGCAATGCCTTTACGGAATCCCTTTCCCATATCATCAGCGGCAGGCGGGCAGAGAATATACGCCAGGGGTTTTCCCAAGGGTTCCTCTCCGAAGATCTCTGCAGAAGGTGCACCTATATCCGGAGATTTTCTTCCAGAACGCTCAAACGAAAACGGGTGGCACACTCCCGGCCGGAAACCATAATCTGCTGA
- a CDS encoding bacterioferritin gives MTQGAKEERRAKVIEVLNQARSMELQAIHQYMNQHYNLDDMDFGELAAKLKLIAIDEMRHAEMFAERIKELGGEPTVSPAGGVEKGQDVEVIFPFDANVEDETLDIYNQFLLVCRENGDAISMKLFETIIEEEQAHFNYFDNVSDHIKKLGASYLARIAGTPAEAGTMSGGFIGNQGGA, from the coding sequence ATGACACAAGGTGCCAAAGAAGAGAGACGGGCAAAGGTGATTGAGGTTCTCAATCAGGCACGGTCCATGGAACTACAGGCCATTCATCAGTACATGAACCAGCATTACAATCTGGATGACATGGATTTTGGTGAGCTGGCGGCCAAGCTGAAGCTCATTGCCATTGATGAAATGCGCCATGCAGAAATGTTTGCGGAAAGAATCAAAGAGCTGGGCGGTGAGCCCACGGTTTCACCCGCCGGTGGAGTGGAAAAGGGGCAGGACGTGGAGGTGATATTTCCCTTTGACGCCAATGTGGAAGACGAAACTCTGGACATTTACAACCAGTTTCTTCTGGTCTGCCGGGAAAACGGCGATGCCATCAGCATGAAGCTTTTTGAAACCATCATTGAGGAAGAGCAGGCCCATTTCAATTATTTCGACAATGTGAGCGATCACATCAAAAAACTGGGTGCATCCTATCTTGCCCGCATTGCCGGAACTCCGGCAGAGGCAGGAACCATGTCCGGCGGATTCATCGGAAATCAGGGCGGCGCCTGA
- a CDS encoding DUF1302 family protein has product MAINIPGIKTCYRIVVSRLGSIPALILMFCLPLTVHGASLDEDDLDFTDLLGTSLPGSTEPLSSTGLRETFRFEGELRPSVWYPMQSPHDLQTTNRLDMLLEKHMGNTSFMTRFRLDYQDLDKDEGWKADVRELYLEHHWHLSQTFLSLSAGRKILHWGKGDEIRPMDRVSPEDMTSFLYYDKNERKTGITGLFMESSLPGGLRVEAFWSPLFVGNDMPDYGSYFTPARLEEFKEMGGRIRNSDEDWTWDGDASMGLKLAFPLRRADASLYAWRGKDPMPHLRVSAIHQIPLPYPPHALPLPAELSWVHSDAVVFGADMELTAGAYVFRMEGAWQTKGHYERVAFEDNLSLLNVFSEGIEEKQKGELLIGMDRNDLFFRNLFVNLQYMAVYIHDHEPYLESDAYTHGVSFTMKYSAFDSRFNTLWRVFTWLNSQDRQHQLEASWKPARNTLLTLGAFIYSGGDNHDTFGQFRDKDFAFLRASVIF; this is encoded by the coding sequence ATGGCGATAAACATTCCCGGCATTAAGACCTGTTACAGGATAGTGGTTTCCAGACTCGGCTCCATTCCCGCCCTCATTCTGATGTTCTGCCTTCCCCTGACGGTCCATGGGGCGAGTCTGGATGAGGATGATCTTGACTTTACGGATCTTCTGGGAACCTCCCTGCCCGGAAGTACGGAACCTCTTTCCTCCACAGGGCTGAGGGAGACCTTCCGGTTTGAAGGAGAGCTCAGGCCTTCCGTATGGTACCCCATGCAGTCTCCCCATGACCTGCAGACCACCAACCGGCTGGATATGCTCCTGGAAAAGCACATGGGGAACACCAGCTTCATGACAAGATTCCGTTTGGATTATCAGGATCTTGACAAAGATGAAGGATGGAAGGCCGATGTGCGGGAGCTCTACCTCGAACATCATTGGCACCTGAGCCAAACCTTTTTATCCCTCAGTGCGGGCAGAAAAATTCTGCACTGGGGCAAGGGAGATGAAATCCGTCCCATGGACCGTGTTTCCCCGGAAGATATGACAAGCTTTCTCTATTACGATAAAAACGAGCGGAAAACCGGTATCACCGGTCTTTTTATGGAATCTTCCCTGCCAGGCGGTCTGCGCGTGGAAGCCTTCTGGTCCCCCCTTTTTGTGGGCAACGACATGCCAGACTACGGAAGCTATTTTACCCCTGCCCGCCTTGAAGAATTCAAGGAGATGGGGGGCCGTATCCGAAACAGTGATGAGGACTGGACATGGGACGGGGATGCATCCATGGGCCTGAAGCTGGCCTTTCCCCTGCGCCGTGCCGACGCTTCCCTCTATGCCTGGCGGGGAAAAGATCCCATGCCCCATCTGAGGGTATCGGCCATTCACCAGATTCCCCTTCCTTATCCACCCCATGCCCTGCCCCTGCCTGCGGAACTCTCATGGGTTCACAGCGATGCCGTGGTCTTCGGAGCCGATATGGAGCTTACGGCCGGAGCCTATGTGTTCCGTATGGAGGGGGCCTGGCAGACAAAAGGGCACTATGAACGCGTAGCCTTTGAAGACAATCTTTCCCTGCTCAACGTTTTTTCCGAAGGTATTGAAGAAAAACAGAAGGGCGAGCTGCTCATCGGCATGGACAGAAACGATCTTTTTTTCCGGAATCTTTTCGTCAATCTCCAGTACATGGCCGTCTATATACACGACCACGAACCTTATCTGGAAAGCGATGCCTATACCCACGGTGTCAGTTTCACCATGAAATACTCTGCCTTTGACTCCCGATTCAACACCCTCTGGCGGGTCTTCACATGGCTGAACTCTCAGGACAGGCAGCATCAGCTGGAGGCATCCTGGAAACCGGCAAGAAACACCCTTCTGACTCTGGGTGCCTTCATCTACAGCGGGGGAGATAACCATGACACCTTCGGCCAGTTCAGAGACAAGGACTTTGCCTTTCTCCGGGCCAGTGTGATTTTCTGA
- a CDS encoding outer membrane lipoprotein-sorting protein has translation MLHKILLPLISSAFIMAGSAMAEIGPFNPETTKDDGRQLAEIVEDFNRPEQDLSILGTMTLLSGERTTDTRQVAIRQKAYGPTDRYVLRFLDSIKRGVTFLTIENEHTDNDQYLYIPALGRARKVAVNDRQNAFEDTDFSYEDLGGRKIDDYLHERRSDALFNGRECYRVEAISKDASARYPRQLSWIDKENFLPLQVRFFGRDGSLERVIVAGEVQKIEGIHIPFRTVAKDLKANHTTIIEARQALVNTGVDSMSFDPDRMGDTWR, from the coding sequence ATGCTGCATAAAATCCTGCTCCCCCTTATCAGCTCCGCCTTCATTATGGCCGGAAGCGCAATGGCAGAAATCGGTCCCTTCAACCCGGAAACCACAAAGGACGATGGCCGTCAGCTGGCCGAAATAGTGGAAGATTTCAACCGGCCGGAACAGGATCTTTCCATACTGGGTACCATGACCCTTCTTTCCGGAGAAAGGACCACGGACACCCGGCAGGTGGCCATCCGCCAGAAAGCCTACGGTCCCACGGACCGCTATGTGCTGCGCTTTCTGGATTCTATCAAACGGGGAGTCACCTTTCTCACCATAGAGAATGAACACACGGATAATGATCAGTACCTTTATATCCCCGCCCTTGGAAGAGCCAGAAAAGTAGCCGTAAACGACAGGCAGAACGCTTTTGAGGATACGGACTTTTCCTACGAAGATCTCGGAGGCCGCAAGATAGACGATTATCTCCATGAGCGGCGAAGCGACGCCCTGTTCAACGGCAGGGAGTGCTACCGGGTGGAGGCCATATCCAAAGACGCCTCCGCACGCTACCCAAGGCAGCTCAGCTGGATAGACAAGGAAAATTTTCTTCCCCTGCAGGTCCGTTTTTTCGGCAGGGACGGCAGTCTGGAGCGGGTCATCGTGGCAGGTGAGGTCCAGAAAATAGAAGGCATTCACATTCCATTCCGCACCGTTGCCAAGGATCTGAAAGCCAATCACACCACCATCATTGAGGCGAGGCAGGCCCTTGTCAACACGGGCGTGGACAGCATGAGTTTTGACCCGGACAGGATGGGGGACACATGGCGATAA
- a CDS encoding efflux RND transporter permease subunit, with the protein MKNLTLARIILPLARNFRMLVAAIFLLTLFFAWGMTRLQIENDIMFMLPDSNRAKNFFLDTQETFGSTTGIVIAIASQNSIYDPSLLDRVDRAGQQILRVNQIIPARRIQSILDMQHEQALVITAYLQNLTRLEGPDFLPDASHFSDRDMLLEELEEATPHYLHGRLTPEILSQTADRLARAVRSDPSLPKALMTAVTRPTDNRGFNRGIWVDQISSLMESDTVWPEFYFLEDMDTFFRSHGFSDTASARKLISLILETGPRDTSAIRTLFSEETSTETDTGIPPAFFHSLRQKDREDPAFLPALQEAILASPKQIRTGRMYRPESSSLAELRLRLHNWSLFDKGLYNQEENATLLLVKTAPNLNKENKALLLDEVRIILEDVFRDSGFRVHMAGEPVVDNEIGSLMIRDIRWLFPVVTLVVMACLFLMFRNLPGVLYPMLTVMISLVWCFGVMGYTGVPVSIVSSALPVLLVAVGTAYAIHLTHAFQQGQGMGLTPDQLAGRVLNLTGGGVLMAGLTTVAGFASLTANEIVPLRDFGVFIGLGVVFALLLALCLIPALMIRFSGKPGSIAAKGPQPFRPAAALSLFCCRKPRTVLTLFLIIFILSLTGLSLLRVEMNNITFFKKDAPIRTADTFINDHFAGTTGVSVIFSGKKPGDALDPDVVGVMERLGDHLMAEHEEIGKVISSADFIKKMNQAFFDNDPAWYRLPGIDDLSGEKSAKALHAQYEAYMDKYQRKDTESLMDPLKKEAAIGIQMKTACSTAVRSVSNTALAFLQGPEGQILRDRGITTHTTGPGTLYLEANQLIVKGQLWSIAISFVLVFIVVAWIMKSLLYGLFSLIPLAVTIMGTFGIMGFAGIALDVATAITACVAIGIGIDYGIHYLVHYREARFRGLCHEEAILHTASGTGRAIFLNAAAVTSGFLVLLASAFIPLINLGILISITMISAALAAMTLLPAALTLAASRLHTPRSGKSHSPSSHPQNLHQKGESHAA; encoded by the coding sequence ATGAAAAACCTGACTCTGGCCCGAATTATCCTGCCCCTGGCCCGGAATTTCCGGATGCTGGTCGCTGCCATTTTCCTCCTTACCCTCTTTTTTGCCTGGGGAATGACCCGGCTGCAAATCGAAAACGACATCATGTTCATGCTGCCGGACAGCAACCGGGCCAAAAACTTTTTTCTGGATACTCAGGAAACCTTTGGTTCCACCACTGGCATCGTCATAGCCATTGCATCCCAAAACAGCATCTACGACCCCTCACTGCTGGACAGGGTGGACAGGGCAGGCCAGCAGATCCTGAGGGTCAACCAGATCATTCCTGCCCGCCGTATACAATCCATACTGGACATGCAGCATGAACAGGCCCTTGTGATAACGGCCTACCTCCAAAATCTCACACGGCTGGAAGGCCCGGACTTCCTGCCCGATGCCAGCCATTTTTCAGACAGGGACATGCTGCTGGAGGAACTGGAAGAAGCGACTCCCCATTATCTCCATGGAAGACTGACACCCGAGATCCTTTCCCAGACAGCCGACCGCCTTGCCCGTGCCGTGCGGAGCGATCCCAGCCTTCCCAAAGCCCTTATGACCGCCGTCACCCGGCCTACGGACAACCGGGGCTTCAACCGTGGCATATGGGTGGATCAGATCTCATCGCTCATGGAAAGCGATACGGTATGGCCCGAATTTTACTTTCTGGAAGACATGGATACCTTTTTCCGCTCCCATGGATTCTCCGATACGGCTTCCGCCAGAAAACTGATCAGTCTGATTCTGGAAACAGGCCCGAGGGATACCTCCGCCATCCGGACCCTTTTCAGCGAAGAGACCAGCACCGAAACGGATACGGGCATACCACCTGCATTTTTCCACTCTCTCCGCCAGAAGGACCGGGAAGACCCGGCATTTCTTCCTGCCCTGCAGGAGGCCATCCTTGCCTCGCCCAAGCAGATTCGCACGGGACGCATGTACCGCCCGGAAAGCAGCAGTCTTGCGGAACTCCGCCTGCGGCTGCACAACTGGTCCCTTTTTGATAAGGGTCTCTACAATCAGGAGGAAAATGCCACCCTCCTTCTGGTGAAAACCGCCCCCAACCTGAACAAGGAAAACAAGGCCCTTCTGCTGGATGAGGTGCGCATCATACTGGAAGATGTGTTCAGGGATTCAGGCTTTCGGGTCCACATGGCCGGAGAACCCGTGGTGGATAATGAAATCGGCAGCCTCATGATCCGGGATATCCGCTGGCTGTTCCCCGTGGTGACCCTTGTGGTCATGGCATGCCTTTTCCTCATGTTCCGCAATCTGCCCGGTGTGCTCTACCCCATGCTCACAGTAATGATTTCCCTTGTCTGGTGCTTTGGCGTCATGGGCTATACCGGTGTTCCCGTATCCATCGTTTCCTCCGCCCTTCCCGTCCTTCTGGTGGCCGTGGGAACGGCCTATGCCATTCACCTTACCCATGCCTTCCAGCAGGGACAGGGCATGGGCCTCACTCCGGATCAGCTGGCTGGCAGGGTGCTGAACCTGACGGGTGGTGGCGTTCTCATGGCAGGGCTTACCACAGTGGCAGGGTTTGCCTCCCTTACGGCCAATGAAATCGTACCCTTACGTGATTTTGGCGTATTTATCGGTCTTGGCGTTGTGTTCGCCCTGCTCCTTGCCCTCTGCCTGATTCCAGCCCTCATGATCCGTTTCAGCGGCAAGCCGGGCAGCATAGCTGCCAAAGGGCCGCAACCTTTCCGGCCAGCGGCGGCCCTCTCCCTTTTCTGCTGCCGCAAACCCCGGACCGTACTGACTCTTTTTCTCATCATTTTCATCCTTTCCCTGACCGGCCTTTCCCTGCTCAGGGTGGAAATGAACAACATCACCTTTTTCAAAAAGGATGCGCCCATCCGAACGGCGGATACCTTTATCAATGATCATTTTGCCGGGACCACCGGGGTTTCCGTTATTTTTTCCGGTAAAAAACCCGGAGATGCACTGGATCCCGATGTGGTGGGTGTCATGGAAAGGCTGGGAGATCACCTCATGGCCGAACATGAGGAAATCGGCAAGGTGATCAGTAGTGCGGACTTTATCAAAAAAATGAATCAGGCTTTTTTTGACAATGATCCTGCCTGGTACAGGCTGCCGGGAATAGACGATCTTTCCGGAGAAAAAAGTGCCAAAGCGCTTCATGCCCAGTATGAAGCCTACATGGACAAATACCAGCGCAAGGACACGGAAAGCCTCATGGATCCCCTTAAAAAAGAGGCCGCCATCGGTATCCAGATGAAAACAGCCTGCAGCACGGCGGTCCGGTCCGTCAGCAACACGGCACTGGCCTTTCTGCAGGGACCGGAAGGACAGATTCTCCGGGACAGGGGCATTACGACGCACACCACAGGTCCGGGCACCCTCTATCTGGAAGCCAACCAGCTCATTGTAAAAGGCCAGCTCTGGTCCATCGCCATTTCCTTTGTTCTGGTATTCATTGTGGTGGCATGGATCATGAAGTCGCTTCTTTATGGCCTGTTCAGCCTCATTCCCCTGGCCGTCACCATCATGGGGACCTTCGGCATTATGGGATTTGCGGGTATTGCCCTGGATGTGGCCACGGCCATTACGGCCTGTGTGGCCATCGGTATCGGTATTGATTACGGCATCCACTATCTCGTACACTACAGGGAAGCCAGATTCCGGGGACTTTGCCACGAAGAAGCCATTCTGCACACGGCATCCGGGACGGGGAGGGCCATTTTCCTCAATGCCGCCGCAGTCACCTCCGGCTTTCTCGTACTGCTGGCCTCGGCCTTCATTCCCCTGATCAACCTTGGCATCCTGATTTCCATCACCATGATCAGCGCCGCCCTTGCAGCCATGACTCTGCTGCCTGCGGCCCTGACCCTGGCCGCATCCAGACTCCACACACCCAGGTCCGGCAAAAGCCACAGCCCTTCCTCTCATCCACAGAATCTTCATCAGAAAGGAGAATCCCATGCTGCATAA
- a CDS encoding TetR/AcrR family transcriptional regulator, protein MNDMSVTAPDKATTRQNILDAAVRIFREKGFQKARVSDIVSAAGLAQGTFYLYFRSKEDIARQICKKFMDRFTRIFEEDHEVFDSTSLSELHVRIRKMIHSALKTLKEDANAAEIVLREGIGQGGLFKELYEDLILSFIELLREKISMGASRNILGIRDPHTTAVFIVGLVERSFFFFMIMKKELDIDTIAADMSAFILKGLDPAPLP, encoded by the coding sequence ATGAATGACATGTCAGTCACCGCACCCGATAAAGCCACCACACGGCAAAATATCCTGGATGCCGCCGTACGCATCTTCAGGGAAAAGGGCTTCCAAAAAGCCCGGGTCTCGGATATTGTCTCGGCGGCAGGCCTGGCTCAGGGTACTTTCTACCTCTATTTCCGATCCAAGGAAGACATAGCCCGCCAGATCTGTAAAAAATTTATGGACCGCTTCACCCGAATTTTTGAAGAAGATCACGAGGTCTTTGACAGTACATCCCTTTCAGAACTGCATGTGCGCATTCGTAAAATGATACACTCCGCCCTGAAAACACTGAAGGAAGATGCCAATGCTGCGGAAATTGTTCTCCGGGAAGGCATTGGACAGGGGGGACTTTTCAAGGAATTGTACGAAGATCTGATTCTGAGCTTCATTGAACTGCTGCGGGAAAAAATTTCCATGGGGGCCAGCCGGAACATTCTCGGCATACGGGATCCCCATACTACAGCTGTTTTCATTGTCGGGCTTGTGGAACGCAGCTTTTTCTTCTTCATGATCATGAAAAAGGAACTGGACATTGATACCATTGCCGCCGATATGAGCGCCTTTATCCTGAAGGGGCTGGACCCGGCACCACTGCCCTGA
- a CDS encoding two-component system response regulator: MTQKEQATLLIVDDTPANIDILGNLLMDNYAIQVATSGQQALQLVQSHDRKPDLILLDVMMPGMDGFTVCRELKKNEETRDIPVIFVTAKCDVADEAEGLSLGAVDYIRKPIAPAITRRRVDNHVALKRYQDRIIAKHRKACRNMAEALHEENRHRIRHETYFRQLFTHAPQAIFLMDAEGRVMEANPGVERILGYASDSLSGRPLPCLDKEKAHEVKELFSRIGSGETIHCETSSLHASGHSVPVSMVGYPVPTDSAGFSDIFLVMEDISRRKRLEDDLRHQASHDALTNLANRNLFARKLNTLLGDKEQRGQSAVLFVDLDRFKAVNDTLGHSAGDRLLCEVACRFREKVRPWDLVARMGGDEFALLVQGIHHETEVHDITRRILDAAAMPFRVEEKTVHIGASIGIVYPLDGYAASESVMRDADLAMYRAKSMGKGRFEIFHKDFHNLAVNAMEMESSLRKALEEKSFPVWFQPIVDMQTGRVAGCEALVRWQQADGTMISPADFIPMAEETGLIVPLGKLVLEKAIAAATTWPCTRQTPYLAVNVSAPQFEEPDFADMVADCLTTNGFPAKRLHIEITESLLFSRSERAMATLQRLQRLGISIAIDDFGTGYANLAYLRDFSLQQIKIDKSFVAGLPDQPECMEIVRSVMELSSCMGFSVVAEGIETEAQKKILQDFSCSLGQGYLFSRPLPEQKLLSYFR, translated from the coding sequence ATGACTCAGAAAGAACAGGCAACCCTGCTTATCGTGGATGATACCCCTGCCAACATTGATATTCTGGGTAATCTGCTCATGGACAACTATGCCATACAGGTTGCCACCAGCGGACAGCAGGCCCTTCAGCTGGTCCAGAGCCATGACAGAAAACCCGATCTCATTCTTCTGGATGTAATGATGCCGGGGATGGATGGCTTCACCGTATGCAGGGAACTGAAGAAAAACGAAGAAACCCGTGACATTCCGGTGATTTTTGTCACGGCCAAATGCGATGTGGCGGATGAGGCCGAAGGACTTTCCCTGGGCGCGGTGGATTACATACGAAAACCCATTGCACCGGCCATCACCCGCAGACGGGTGGACAATCATGTGGCTCTCAAACGCTATCAGGACCGCATCATCGCCAAACACCGGAAGGCCTGCCGGAACATGGCCGAAGCCTTGCACGAAGAAAACCGCCACCGTATCCGCCATGAAACATATTTTCGCCAGCTTTTCACCCATGCTCCCCAGGCCATTTTTCTCATGGACGCAGAAGGCAGGGTCATGGAAGCCAACCCGGGTGTAGAGCGTATTCTCGGCTACGCCAGCGACAGCCTCTCCGGCAGACCCCTGCCCTGCCTGGACAAAGAAAAGGCCCATGAAGTGAAAGAACTTTTTTCCCGCATCGGTTCCGGGGAGACCATTCACTGCGAGACTTCATCCCTCCATGCCAGCGGTCACAGCGTTCCCGTTTCCATGGTGGGCTACCCTGTACCCACGGACTCTGCCGGCTTTTCCGATATTTTTCTCGTTATGGAAGACATTTCCAGAAGAAAACGGCTGGAAGACGACCTCCGTCATCAGGCCTCCCATGATGCACTCACCAACCTTGCCAACCGCAATCTCTTTGCCAGAAAACTCAACACCCTGCTGGGTGACAAGGAACAACGCGGGCAAAGTGCCGTTCTTTTTGTGGATCTGGACCGATTCAAAGCCGTCAATGATACTCTGGGGCATTCCGCCGGAGATCGCCTGCTCTGCGAGGTGGCATGCCGCTTCCGTGAAAAAGTTCGTCCCTGGGATCTGGTCGCCCGCATGGGCGGAGATGAATTTGCCCTGCTGGTTCAGGGCATTCACCATGAAACAGAAGTCCATGATATCACCCGCCGCATTCTGGATGCGGCGGCCATGCCTTTTAGGGTGGAAGAAAAAACCGTTCACATCGGAGCCAGCATCGGCATTGTCTACCCACTGGACGGCTACGCCGCATCAGAATCGGTTATGAGGGATGCGGACCTTGCCATGTATAGAGCCAAATCCATGGGAAAGGGGCGGTTTGAAATTTTCCATAAAGATTTTCACAACCTTGCCGTCAATGCCATGGAAATGGAATCTTCCCTCCGGAAAGCCCTTGAGGAGAAATCCTTTCCCGTATGGTTTCAGCCCATCGTGGATATGCAGACCGGCCGCGTGGCAGGGTGTGAAGCCCTGGTCCGCTGGCAGCAGGCCGATGGCACCATGATATCGCCTGCGGATTTCATTCCCATGGCCGAAGAAACCGGCCTGATTGTTCCCTTAGGAAAGCTGGTACTGGAAAAAGCCATCGCCGCCGCCACTACCTGGCCCTGCACCCGGCAAACGCCTTATCTGGCAGTGAATGTGTCCGCACCTCAGTTTGAAGAGCCTGATTTTGCCGACATGGTGGCAGACTGCCTGACAACCAACGGTTTTCCCGCTAAAAGGCTGCACATAGAAATAACGGAAAGCCTTCTCTTTTCCCGATCAGAAAGGGCCATGGCAACCCTGCAGAGGCTGCAGAGACTGGGTATCTCCATTGCCATTGATGATTTTGGCACAGGCTATGCGAACCTGGCCTATCTGAGGGACTTCAGCCTGCAACAGATTAAAATCGACAAAAGCTTTGTGGCAGGGCTTCCGGATCAGCCCGAGTGCATGGAAATTGTTCGCAGCGTCATGGAACTTTCCTCCTGCATGGGGTTTTCCGTAGTGGCTGAAGGCATAGAGACCGAAGCCCAGAAAAAAATACTGCAGGATTTTTCCTGCTCGCTGGGACAGGGCTACCTCTTTTCCAGACCCCTCCCCGAGCAGAAGCTTCTTTCTTACTTCCGCTAA